The Coffea arabica cultivar ET-39 chromosome 9e, Coffea Arabica ET-39 HiFi, whole genome shotgun sequence genome has a window encoding:
- the LOC113708566 gene encoding type II inositol polyphosphate 5-phosphatase 15-like: MDGRIKDEDGDDLNPFFTTSPPRPTAQSPPHSSFSQNFPFSPPDHFPQYGDVFTAPPTTTTANSDGLIPVDDDDDDQPTSASTSQNYQCAPKIFDRFDDSSTSSDDNDEFYCSDAQHEAVRKRLDYMMDYLDRKLSMSADHPADVGKVGQSQSPDQSQSQRHPQTRQPLPEFIAMGGGTGIFKLPVRSAVNPVRPPSLEVRPHPLREKQIGRFLRNITCIDDGRQMLAGSECGIRAWDLGNVYGAGVAKGEVEEEFDVDEEWGELEGLVEEDAAPYVESVRTVGALCVVGDDGNRLVWSGHKDGKIRCWKMDGINNNSRGRFKEGLSWQAHRGPVLSMVTTSHGDLWSGSEGGVIKTWPWEAIEKSLSLTSEERHMASLLVERSYIDLRSQATLNGSCNSIFTTDIKFMLSDHCRAKVWTAGYLSFAIWDSRTRELLKVFNIDGQIDNMSGIQDQMMEEEIRLRFVSGLKKEKPQSNLNFFQRSRNAILGAADAVRRAAVKGAFGEDNRRTEALVATIDGMIWTGCTNGLLVQWDGNGNRLQDFQYHSYSILSLCTFGSRIWVGYCSGTIQVVDLSGNLLGGWTAHRSPVIDLAVGAGYVFTLANHGGIRGWSITSPGPLDSILSSELSGRDFLYTRMENLKILAGTWNVGQGRAAYDSLISWIGSASVDCDIVVLGLQEVEMGAGFLAMSAAKETVGLEGSSVGQWWLEMIGKTLDEGSTFVGVGSRQLAGLLISVWIRNSIRSHVGDVDVAAVPCGWGRAIGNKGAVGLRMRVYGRIFCFVNCHFAAHLEAVSRRNADFDYVYRTMVFSRPSGSLNTAAAGVSTAVQVVRNANVTGIYSVEGMLELSEADMVVFLGDLNYRLDGISYDEARDFISQRCFDWLREKDQLRAEMKAGNVFQGMREAVIKFPPTYKFERHQAGLSGYDSGEKKRVPAWCDRIMYRDSRSAPVSPCSLECPVVSSVLQYEACMDVTDSDHKPVRCIFSVEIARVDESLRRQEFGEIIESNGKIKQLREELCRIPEAIMSTNNIILQNQDVSILRITNKSGRTKALFEIICEGQSTIKDDGQASDHRPRGSFGFPQWLEVTPAAGIIKPDHIAEISVHHEEYQTLEEFVDGTPQNSWCEDARDKEVILVVKVRGSLSAEAKSHRIRVRHSFSGKPRRMNQRINNPNPPPSNVLYRSEFQRLSGTSDVVDQLRNLHSP; this comes from the exons ATGGACGGTCGGATCAAAGACGAAGACGGTGACGACTTAAACCCTTTCTTCACCACCAGTCCTCCTAGACCCACTGCCCAATCGCCTCCTCACTCATCCTTCTCGCAGAACTTTCCCTTTTCACCTCCCGATCACTTCCCCCAATACGGCGACGTCTTCACTGCTCCGCCGACCACCACTACTGCTAATTCCGACGGACTCATCCCCGTTGACGATGACGATGATGATCAGCCGACCTCCGCTTCCACTTCCCAAAATTACCAATGTGCCCCGAAGATATTTGACCGGTTTGACGACTCCTCCACTTCGTCCGACGACAATGACGAATTCTACTGCTCCGACGCCCAGCACGAAGCCGTCCGGAAGCGGCTCGATTACATGATGGACTACCTCGACCGGAAGCTCTCCATGTCCGCGGATCATCCTGCTGACGTCGGCAAGGTGGGTCAGTCTCAGAGTCCTGATCAGAGTCAGAGTCAGAGACATCCTCAGACTCGGCAGCCGCTCCCGGAGTTTATTGCCATGGGCGGTGGGACGGGGATATTCAAGCTTCCGGTGAGGTCTGCTGTGAATCCGGTCCGGCCCCCGAGCTTGGAGGTGCGTCCGCATCCGTTGAGGGAGAAGCAAATTGGGAGGTTTTTGAGGAATATTACGTGTATTGATGACGGGAGGCAAATGTTGGCTGGGTCGGAGTGCGGGATTCGGGCTTGGGATTTGGGGAATGTATATGGAGCTGGGGTGGCGAAAGGAGAGGTGGAGGAGGAGTTCGACGTCGATGAGGAATGGGGTGAACTTGAGGGGCTTGTGGAGGAGGATGCGGCGCCCTATGTTGAGTCTGTAAGGACGGTGGGAGCGCTGTGTGTTGTGGGAGATGATGGGAATAGATTGGTATGGAGTGGGCATAAAGATGGAAAAATTAGGTGTTGGAAAATGGATGGTATCAATAACAACAGTAGAGGTCGGTTTAAAGAAGGACTTTCTTGGCAGGCTCATCGTGGTCCGGTGCTTTCGATGGTCACGACTTCTCATG GGGATCTGTGGTCAGGGTCTGAAGGTGGTGTGATTAAGACTTGGCCTTGGGAAGCTATTGAAAAGTCACTTTCTCTAACATCAGAGGAAAGGCATATGGCTTCTTTATTGGTAGAGAGGTCATATATTGACCTGAGGAGCCAAGCCACCTTGAATGGTAGCTGCAATAGCATATTTACCACTGATATAAAGTTTATGTTGTCTGACCATTGCAGAGCAAAAGTGTGGACTGCTGGGTATCTTTCATTTGCGATTTG GGATTCTCGAACTAGGGAATTACTGAAAGTGTTCAATATAGATGGTCAGATTGACAACATGTCAGGTATACAAGATCAGATGATGGAGGAGGAGATTAGGTTGAGGTTTGTTTCTGGTTTAAAGAAGGAGAAGCCACAAAGTAACTTAAATTTCTTTCAGCGATCACGTAACGCTATTCTAGGAGCAGCTGACGCTGTTCGTCGAGCTGCAGTAAAAGGAGCTTTTGGAGAGGATAATAGAAGAACTGAAGCATTAGTTGCAACTATTGATGGAATGATTTGGACTGGATGCACTAATGGATTACTTGTGCAGTGGGATGGAAATGGAAATCGTCTGCAAGATTTCCAGTATCACTCGTATTCTATTCTGTCCCTTTGTACATTTGGGTCACGTATATGGGTAGGTTATTGCAGTGGTACTATCCAGGTAGTAGATCTCAGTGGCAATCTGTTGGGAGGCTGGACAGCTCATAGAAGTCCAGTGATAGATTTGGCTGTTGGAGCTGGTTACGTTTTCACCTTGGCTAATCATGGTGGTATACGTGGATGGAGTATTACATCTCCAGGGCCACTGGATAGTATATTGTCTTCAGAGTTATCTGGGAGGGATTTTCTCTATACCAGAATGGAGAACTTAAAAATATTGGCTGGTACATGGAATGTTGGACAAGGAAGAGCTGCTTATGATTCACTTATCTCCTGGATAGGTTCAGCATCTGTAGACTGTGACATTGTAGTCCTTGGATTGCAGGAAGTGGAAATGGGTGCTGGTTTTCTTGCAATGTCTGCTGCTAAAGAAACT GTAGGGCTTGAGGGAAGTTCTGTTGGACAATGGTGGCTAGAAATGATAGGAAAAACCTTGGATGAAGGATCAACATTTGTGGGAGTTGGTTCCAGGCAGCTTGCAGGCTTGCTTATTTCTGTCTG GATCAGAAACAGCATTAGAAGTCATGTAGGAGATGTTGATGTTGCAGCGGTTCCTTGTGGTTGGGGCCGTGCTATTGGGAACAAG GGAGCTGTTGGTTTGAGGATGAGGGTGTACGGTCGGATTTTTTGCTTTGTGAATTGCCACTTTGCTGCGCACTTAGAGGCTGTCAGTCGTCGTAATGCCGATTTTGATTATGTATATCGAACCATGGTTTTTAGTCGACCATCTGGTTCCTTGAATACTGCAGCTG CTGGTGTCTCAACTGCAGTTCAAGTTGTTCGCAATGCTAAT GTTACGGGTATATACTCTGTTGAGGGGATGCTCGAGCTATCTGAGGCCGACATGGTTGTTTTTCTGGGTGACTTGAATTATAGGCTTGATGGTATATCTTATGATGAAGCAAGGGATTTTATTTCCCAAAGATGCTTTGACTGGCTTAGAGAGAAGGATCAGTTGCGAGCAGAAATGAAAGCTGGCAATGTTTTCCAGGGGATGCGGGAAGCTGTTATCAAATTTCCTCCTACATATAAATTTGAGAGGCATCAGGCTGGTTTATCAG GTTATGATTCTGGTGAAAAGAAACGCGTTCCTGCCTGGTGTGACAGAATTATGTACCGTGACAGTCGTTCAGCTCCAGTGTCTCCTTGCAGCTTAGAATGTCCTGTAGTCTCATCTGTTTTGCA GTATGAAGCTTGCATGGATGTTACAGACAGTGATCACAAGCCTGTCCGTTGCATATTCAGTGTGGAGATTGCTCGAGTTGATGAGTCTTTGAGGCGACAAGAGTTTGGAGAAATCATTGAATCCAATGGGAAAATCAAGCAATTGCGAGAAGAGCTATGTAGAATTCCAGAAGCAATTATGAGTACAAACAACATAATCCTTCAGAACCAGGATGTATCTATCTTGCGTATAACAAATAAATCTGGAAGGACGAAAGCTCTTTTTGAAATAATATGTGAAGGTCAGTCCACCATTAAGGATGATGGACAGGCTTCCGATCATCGTCCTAGAGGTTCTTTTGGTTTCCCTCAGTGGCTTGAG GTCACTCCAGCTGCTGGCATAATCAAACCTGATCATATTGCTGAGATTTCAGTCCATCATGAAGAATATCAGACACTGGAAGAGTTTGTTGATGGTACCCCACAGAATTCGTGGTGTGAAGATGCTAGGGATAAGGAAGTAATATTGGTAGTAAAGGTGCGCGGCAGCTTGTCAGCTGAGGCCAAAAGTCACCGAATTCGTGTGAGACACAGCTTTTCAGGCAAGCCTAGGCGTATGAATCAGAGAATAAATAATCCTAATCCTCCCCCATCCAATGTCCTTTATCGATCTGAATTCCAGCGCCTTAGTGGCACCTCTGATGTCGTTGACCAACTAAGGAATCTGCACAGTCCTTGA